One Gossypium hirsutum isolate 1008001.06 chromosome A11, Gossypium_hirsutum_v2.1, whole genome shotgun sequence genomic window carries:
- the LOC107899537 gene encoding uncharacterized protein, with amino-acid sequence MSKKRKSDATRLDEVDRSMYTTFCAAANSLSQLYSQAMNHQRLSFQAGERHALEKLFQWILRQQEEGSRVTTADIVAYLQNELEYGVEESPMSPRLSFQQQQQQHPQTAMHMNTLSAPFSSTPISASTDGQGVRSGDCRGNLQHYHSVHHQVGFHSNNVVASSFAANRPRNHEINCSHQQNGEGNSSISNDCMDMPMHADSPVHALPF; translated from the exons atgtCGAAGAAGAGGAAATCCGATGCTACGCGCCTGGACGAGGTGGATCGGAGCATGTACACCACCTTCTGCGCCGCTGCTAACTCGCTTTCGCAGCTTTATTCACAGGCCATGAACCACCAGCGTCTCTCTTTCCAGGCCGGTGAACGTCACGCCTTG GAGAAACTTTTTCAATGGATTTTGAGGCAGCAAGAAGAAGGATCAAGGGTGACAACAGCTGACATAGTTGCTTATTTGCAG AATGAACTTGAATATGGAGTAGAGGAGTCTCCGATGTCCCCCAGGCTATCATTTCAGCAGCAGCAACAGCAACACCCTCAAACTGCAATGCACATGAACACTTTAAGTGCTCCTTTTTCATCTACACCAATTTCAGCGTCAACAGATGGACAAGGAGTTCGTTCGGGGGATTGTCGAGGGAACCTTCAGCACTACCACTCAGTCCACCACCAGGTTGGTTTCCATTCAAATAATGTTGTTGCATCTTCTTTTGCTGCCAATAGACCTCGAAACCATGAGATCAATTGCAGTCACCAACAGAATGGGGAAGGCAATTCCTCAATCAGCAATGATTGCATGGACATGCCTATGCATGCTGATAGTCCAGTCCATGCACTACCTTTCTGA